From a single Rutidosis leptorrhynchoides isolate AG116_Rl617_1_P2 chromosome 5, CSIRO_AGI_Rlap_v1, whole genome shotgun sequence genomic region:
- the LOC139848209 gene encoding mannose-6-phosphate isomerase 1-like has translation MEVVAVNVVSDKHKQQKTELLKLKCSVQNYDWGRIGYESRVARLFEKNSDCIQIDDKKHYAEFWIGTHVSGPSFISDSDNVSLKSFIMQNPNVLGHVVVDKWGHDLPFLLKVLSVGRSLSIQAHPDKELAELLHKMQPNVYKDANHKPEMALALTEFEALCGFVSSEEVEHVLESVPEIKEIVGNTRLDQVLTLDKQNGEVKEERILRSIFTKLMSVDKDSISKALSKLISRLHKEEETRQLTSKEELVLKLEKQYPNDVGVLAALLLNHVKLEPGDGLYIGANEPHAYLYGECIECMAASDNVVRAGLTPKYMDVKILCSMLTYKQGLPDILKGVSINPYVRRYTPPFEEFEVDRCMLDRGASVVFHALPGPSVFVVISGEGTMCTSSREDIVTEGFAFFAPAGIEVRVTTDSELHFYRAGVNNKVLMNP, from the exons ATGGAGGTTGTTGCTGTTAACGTAGTATCAGATAAACATAAACAACAAAAAACAGAGCTTCTGAAGCTGAAATGCTCGGTGCAGAATTACGATTGGGGTCGAATTGGATACGAATCGCGTGTTGCAAGGCTATTTGAGAAAAACAGTGATTGTATTCAGATCGATGATAAAAAACATTACGCTGAGTTTTGGATTGGAACTCATGTTTCAGGTCCTTCGTTTATAAGTGATTCTGATAATGTGAGTTTGAAGTCATTTATTATGCAAAACCCTAACGTTTTAGGTCATGTTGTTGTTGATAAATGGGGTCATGATCTCCCTTTCTTGTTAAAg GTTCTATCAGTTGGACGCTCGTTATCAATACAAGCCCACCCGGATAAGGAATTGGCTGAGTTACTTCATAAGATGCAACCAAACGTGTATAAAGACGCAAACCACAAGCCTGAAATGGCTTTGGCATTAACAGAGTTTGAGGCCTTATGTGGCTTTGTTAGTTCAGAG GAAGTTGAACATGTGCTTGAAAGTGTTCCAGAAATCAAGGAAATAGTCGGTAACACACGTTTAGACCAAGTGTTAACTCTCGACAAGCAAAACGGGGAAGTCAAAGAAGAGCGAATTCTTCGGTCAATATTCACTAAACTCATGTCAGTTGACAAAGACTCCATTTCAAAAGCACTGTCCAAATTAATTAGTCGTCTACATAAGGAAGAAGAG ACGAGGCAGTTAACTAGTAAGGAAGAACTAGTGTTGAAGCTTGAGAAACAGTACCCGAATGATGTCGGGGTGTTAGCTGCGCTCCTCCTTAATCACGTGAAACTCGAACCCGGTGATGGTTTGTATATCGGAGCAAACGAACCTCATGCATATCTTTATGGCGAATGCATCGAGTGTATGGCAGCTTCAGATAACGTTGTTCGTGCCGGACTTACTCCTAAATACATGGATGTTAAAATCCTATGTTCCATGCTCACATATAAACAG GGGTTACCGGACATCTTGAAAGGTGTTTCTATAAACCCATATGTACGAAGATACACCCCGCCGTTTGAAGAATTTGAGGTTGACCGTTGTATGCTGGATCGAGGGGCATCGGTTGTGTTTCATGCACTTCCGGGTCCGTCGGTTTTTGTAGTTATATCGGGCGAAGGAACAATGTGCACATCATCAAGGGAAGATATAGTGACCGAAGGATTTGCGTTTTTTGCACCCGCAGGGATCGAGGTTCGGGTAACTACAGATTCTGAGTTGCATTTTTATAGAGCTGGAGTTAATAACAAAGTGCTTATGAATCCTTGA
- the LOC139849113 gene encoding uncharacterized protein, whose translation MVSKKENLRRIQVINVVEVQGEMSVFQISEQLASWQCPSITFPPANLTVDLDKPVVVSCRIANTGIVIMKVHVDTGCSVDVMYEQCFSKLPENIKALMKPTAISLAGFSGESTWPIGQLELQIELVDDRDESLRHQALLNLYIVRNQSRFNMILGRTDLRMFGAIPSTLHGLVKFSANKGIGTLTSAVIEPFCAMIVARESVGVEGHSVHSE comes from the coding sequence ATGGTTAGTAAAAAAGAGAATTTGCGCAGAATTCAGGTCATTAATGTGGTAGAGGTACAAGGCGAAATGTCAGTATTCCAAATATCTGAACAACTCGCAAGCTGGCAATGTCCCTCTATTACTTTTCCTCCTGCGAACCTGACCGTGGATCTTGATAAGCCAGTGGTGGTTTCATGTCGCATTGCGAATactggtattgtgattatgaaggtgCATGTTGACACTGGTTGTAGTGTAGATGTAATGTATGAACAATGTTTTAGCAAATTGCCTGAAAACATtaaagctttgatgaaacctactgcgattTCGCTCGCTGGATTTTCAGGAGAATCAACTTGGCCTATTGGTCAGTTAGAATTGCAAATTGAGCTAGTTGATGATCGCGATGAATCGCTAAGGCACCAAGCTTTGTTGAATCTTTATATAGTGCGaaatcaatcgcgattcaatatgatTCTTGGGCGCACTGATTTGCGCATGTTTGGTGCAATACCATCTACTCTTCATGGCTTGGTTAAGTTTTCTGCTAATAAGGGAATTGGCACGCTAACTTCTGCGGTGATAGAGCCATTTTGTGCTATGATTGTGGCAAGAGAAAGTGTAGGTGTTGAGGGGCATTCAGTCCACTCTGAATAA